The following are from one region of the Aquirufa lenticrescens genome:
- the yidC gene encoding membrane protein insertase YidC: protein MDRNSITGIVLIMGMLLGYQYFFAPKEIPAVKAKAVTQKTVAVAPTDSAKVVAIDSAAKKEQIFTLENKDIIVKVSSKGAKLVSVQLKNYKSYANFKEGKTEGLYLYNATSDEFSIELPTAAGKVQVAKLDFAGVQLGNKVSFTGAIANGQAISSSYVLPETGFLVDYQLDAKSVALTGGDYFIHWKEQVHQTEKDITEERKATINYLLSEDDEFDYLSENPSSVTNENLDQSTKWISFKKKYFLSGLIPQGFAFKSASLTATPNLTDSVNIKTLDAQIIASAQDLSAGKSNFTFYFGPNDYAIVNKVEAPNFGKNVKLSYDFLLPITKYIFVPLFGFLESLFTNYGLLIIVLVLIIKTALLPLTYKSYVSMAKTRILAPEIAAIKEKIGDDAVRVQQETMKLYGEVGVNPLSGCIPVLATMPVLMAVFMLFPNLINLRQESFLWANDLSTYDSFLNLPFNIPFYGSHVSLFCLLMTVSQLAYGYYNNQITPDQPGQPINMKMMAYVTPVIFMFVMNSFPAGLSFYYFVSNLVTIGQQLAIRKFVNEDKIKALLDENRKKIAAGGGPKKSKFSQYLQTQLKTMEEQQKATTKNPKKK, encoded by the coding sequence ATGGATAGAAATTCCATCACGGGTATTGTATTAATTATGGGTATGCTATTAGGCTACCAATATTTCTTTGCACCTAAAGAGATTCCTGCAGTAAAAGCAAAAGCGGTTACTCAAAAAACCGTAGCTGTAGCACCTACAGATTCAGCTAAAGTTGTAGCCATCGACTCTGCAGCTAAAAAGGAACAAATTTTCACCTTAGAGAATAAGGATATTATCGTTAAGGTATCTTCCAAAGGCGCTAAGCTAGTTTCAGTTCAATTAAAGAACTACAAAAGCTACGCTAACTTTAAAGAGGGTAAAACAGAAGGATTGTATTTGTACAACGCCACTTCAGACGAGTTTAGCATTGAATTACCTACGGCTGCAGGAAAAGTACAGGTTGCTAAACTCGATTTTGCTGGTGTTCAATTAGGTAACAAAGTAAGCTTTACTGGAGCAATAGCGAATGGTCAAGCCATCTCGTCTAGCTATGTATTACCGGAGACGGGTTTTCTTGTAGACTACCAATTAGATGCCAAATCCGTTGCATTAACTGGGGGTGATTATTTCATTCATTGGAAAGAGCAAGTACACCAAACGGAGAAAGACATTACCGAAGAACGCAAAGCAACGATTAACTATTTGCTTTCGGAAGATGATGAATTTGATTATTTATCAGAGAATCCTAGCTCAGTAACAAATGAGAATTTAGACCAAAGCACGAAATGGATTAGCTTTAAAAAGAAGTATTTCTTATCTGGCTTAATCCCTCAAGGCTTTGCTTTCAAATCTGCCTCTTTAACTGCGACACCTAATTTGACAGATTCCGTCAACATTAAAACCTTAGATGCGCAGATCATTGCTTCAGCTCAAGATTTATCGGCAGGAAAATCAAACTTCACCTTCTATTTTGGACCAAACGATTATGCCATCGTTAACAAAGTGGAAGCGCCTAATTTTGGCAAGAACGTTAAGTTGAGTTATGATTTCTTGTTACCCATCACGAAATACATTTTCGTTCCATTATTCGGTTTCTTAGAAAGCTTGTTCACGAATTACGGTTTATTAATCATTGTGTTGGTGTTAATCATTAAGACTGCATTATTGCCATTAACGTATAAATCATACGTTTCCATGGCTAAGACGCGTATTTTGGCACCTGAGATTGCTGCGATTAAAGAAAAAATCGGTGATGATGCAGTGCGCGTTCAACAAGAAACAATGAAGTTATATGGTGAGGTGGGTGTGAATCCATTAAGCGGTTGCATTCCCGTGTTAGCCACTATGCCTGTCCTAATGGCGGTATTTATGTTATTTCCGAACTTGATTAATCTTCGCCAAGAATCATTCTTATGGGCCAACGATTTATCTACGTATGATTCATTTTTAAATCTACCATTCAACATTCCGTTCTATGGTTCACATGTTAGTTTATTCTGTTTGTTAATGACAGTCTCACAACTAGCATACGGTTATTATAACAACCAAATTACACCAGATCAACCAGGTCAACCGATCAACATGAAAATGATGGCTTATGTAACGCCAGTTATCTTCATGTTTGTGATGAACTCCTTCCCTGCCGGTTTAAGTTTTTACTATTTCGTATCTAACTTAGTGACCATTGGTCAGCAACTAGCGATTCGTAAATTTGTGAATGAGGATAAGATCAAAGCCTTGTTAGATGAGAATCGCAAGAAAATTGCTGCGGGTGGTGGTCCTAAAAAATCAAAGTTCTCTCAATACCTTCAAACCCAATTGAAGACGATGGAAGAACAACAAAAAGCAACAACAAAGAATCCGAAGAAGAAATAA
- the hemL gene encoding glutamate-1-semialdehyde 2,1-aminomutase, protein MNTLSTAYFEKAKELIPGGVNSPVRAFKSVGGNPVFIKSAKGAYLHDVDGNSYIDLIGSWGPMLFGQAHPVIEDAVRGALSNGFSFGAPTYNEVLIAEKIISMIPSVEKVRLVNSGTEATMAAIRLARAYTKRDKIIKMEGCYHGHGDSFLIAAGSGVATLGTPDSPGVTVSTARDTLTAVYNDLESLETLFKANSTEVAAIIIEPVVGNMGLVIPKEGYLEGVQKLCKQYGALLIFDEVMTGFRLSAAGYQGLAGIQPDLTTLGKIIGGGLPVGAYGGKSEIMDMIAPAGPVYQAGTLSGNPLATAAGLAMLNLITDNPGVYASLEQKGLALKEALSADLKSLGLNYTINQIGSMFTLFFTDKAVNNFSDAKTSDTALFGKYFKGMLDKGIYLPPSQYESWFLSTALGDSEYDQIISASKATLRSL, encoded by the coding sequence ATGAATACCCTAAGCACAGCCTATTTTGAGAAAGCGAAAGAATTAATTCCAGGTGGGGTTAACTCTCCTGTTCGTGCCTTCAAATCAGTAGGTGGAAATCCTGTTTTTATAAAATCGGCTAAAGGTGCTTATTTACACGATGTAGACGGTAATTCGTATATTGATTTAATCGGATCATGGGGTCCTATGCTCTTTGGGCAAGCGCATCCTGTGATTGAAGATGCGGTTCGGGGTGCGTTGAGTAATGGATTTTCCTTTGGCGCTCCTACCTATAATGAGGTATTAATCGCAGAGAAAATCATTTCGATGATTCCTTCCGTAGAAAAGGTTCGTTTAGTGAATTCTGGAACGGAAGCTACCATGGCTGCCATCCGATTAGCTAGAGCCTATACTAAACGCGATAAGATCATTAAAATGGAAGGCTGTTACCACGGTCATGGGGATTCTTTCTTGATTGCGGCTGGGTCTGGCGTTGCTACCTTAGGCACTCCAGATAGTCCAGGAGTAACCGTTTCCACGGCAAGAGATACCTTAACGGCCGTTTACAATGATTTAGAAAGCTTAGAGACTCTTTTCAAAGCAAATTCAACAGAAGTAGCTGCTATCATCATAGAACCCGTTGTAGGCAATATGGGATTAGTTATTCCCAAAGAAGGTTACCTAGAAGGAGTTCAAAAATTGTGTAAACAATACGGCGCCTTACTTATATTCGATGAAGTCATGACGGGATTCCGTCTATCCGCTGCTGGATACCAAGGATTAGCTGGTATACAACCTGACTTAACTACCTTAGGAAAAATTATCGGAGGAGGACTTCCGGTAGGTGCATACGGTGGAAAATCGGAAATTATGGATATGATCGCACCAGCCGGTCCTGTTTACCAGGCTGGAACACTTTCTGGAAATCCATTAGCAACTGCGGCAGGTTTAGCGATGTTAAATCTGATTACTGATAATCCTGGAGTTTATGCTTCCCTAGAACAGAAAGGCTTAGCACTCAAAGAAGCATTAAGCGCGGACTTAAAGTCTTTGGGTCTCAACTATACCATTAACCAAATCGGCTCCATGTTTACTTTGTTCTTCACAGACAAAGCCGTAAACAATTTTAGCGACGCTAAAACATCAGATACAGCTTTATTTGGGAAATATTTCAAAGGAATGCTAGATAAAGGTATTTATTTACCTCCTTCTCAATATGAATCTTGGTTCTTATCAACTGCTCTAGGCGATTCAGAATACGATCAAATCATTTCAGCCAGCAAAGCAACGCTTCGTTCCTTATAA
- a CDS encoding glycosyltransferase, whose product MKTPAYSLIIPVYNRPQELDELLACIQTQEFKDFEVVVIEDGSTDDASAIIDQYKDAFSLAYYVKENGGQGFARNYAFERAKGDYFIILDSDALLEHNYLTEVDKAVKAEGLDLFGGPDQDHPSFTPIQKAISYSMTSFFTTGGIRGKEKNIGGQFHPRSFNMGISRKVYEATGGFKITRMGEDIEFSIRCISLGFKSGLIPKAYIYHKRRTDFRQFYKQLHFFGRARINISRFFPKELKAVHFFPFLFFSYYILTGIALLAMPVYGLILLAGIVAYSLLIFIAALMSTKSIRIATLSIFAANIQLFAYGKGFAEEGLKKMFNSTAA is encoded by the coding sequence ATGAAAACGCCGGCCTACAGCCTGATTATTCCTGTTTATAACCGTCCACAAGAGTTAGACGAATTGTTAGCTTGTATTCAAACACAGGAATTCAAAGATTTTGAAGTGGTCGTTATTGAAGATGGATCAACAGATGATGCTTCGGCCATCATTGATCAATATAAAGATGCATTCTCCTTAGCCTATTATGTCAAAGAAAATGGAGGTCAAGGTTTCGCCCGAAATTATGCATTTGAACGTGCCAAAGGAGATTATTTCATCATTCTCGATTCAGACGCACTTTTAGAGCACAACTATTTAACGGAAGTAGACAAAGCGGTGAAAGCAGAAGGATTAGATCTTTTTGGAGGACCTGACCAGGATCATCCTAGCTTCACTCCTATCCAAAAAGCGATCAGCTATTCCATGACCTCTTTTTTTACTACAGGAGGAATACGTGGAAAAGAGAAAAATATCGGTGGCCAATTCCATCCTCGCAGTTTCAATATGGGAATCTCCCGGAAAGTTTACGAAGCTACAGGAGGTTTTAAAATCACCCGAATGGGCGAAGATATTGAATTCAGTATTCGGTGTATCTCACTCGGATTTAAGTCCGGCTTAATACCTAAAGCCTACATCTATCACAAACGTAGAACTGACTTCAGACAATTCTATAAACAATTACATTTCTTTGGAAGAGCGCGTATCAACATTAGTCGATTCTTTCCAAAAGAGCTAAAAGCGGTACATTTCTTTCCTTTTCTATTCTTTAGTTATTACATACTAACTGGAATTGCACTATTAGCAATGCCCGTATATGGATTGATCCTATTAGCAGGGATAGTTGCGTACAGTCTTTTGATCTTTATCGCTGCATTAATGAGTACGAAAAGCATCAGAATTGCGACTCTTTCTATTTTTGCGGCGAATATTCAACTATTCGCGTATGGTAAAGGATTCGCGGAAGAAGGGTTGAAGAAAATGTTTAATAGTACAGCTGCTTAG